One window of the Sphaerochaeta associata genome contains the following:
- a CDS encoding sulfatase family protein produces the protein MKKKNVLFVFADQWRRSAVGYEGQEPVITPNMDAFAADSIVCTNGVSTCPLCSPARASLLTGKHPLATGVFTNCKTGASIRLKDEEICISDVLQKEGYQTGYIGKWHLDEPEVNHVNNPPSGARNWDAYTPVGPRRHGFDFWYAYNASDEHTTPHYWKDDDRMIKQDVWSPIHETDVALQFLKTRKQDAPFALFLSWNPPHSPYDTAPEQYKKLYENLQLPRKKNVQLGAVHHHTFESFDLDEEAFIALQKDYYAAITGLDEQFGRLIEYLKQNNILSDTLVVLTADHGDMLGSHQLIGKHVWYEESIGVPLLFGGMGLPSGKTETVIGSPDIAPTILDLLNLPIPPSMEGISCASSIEKGMTDETKACFLAACPGREVFLRQFEAASLDPKAFGWRSVRTKESCYVVEVGYTTTPCLRRYFYDLQADPEQINPLLLSEPHPLEGALIKWLRDANDPFITHVEGTK, from the coding sequence ATGAAGAAGAAGAACGTACTATTCGTGTTTGCAGACCAGTGGAGAAGAAGTGCTGTCGGTTATGAAGGACAAGAGCCGGTCATAACACCCAATATGGATGCATTTGCCGCCGATTCAATCGTGTGTACCAACGGCGTGAGCACCTGTCCGCTCTGCTCACCTGCCCGTGCCAGTCTTTTGACCGGAAAACACCCGCTTGCAACCGGTGTTTTCACCAACTGCAAGACAGGTGCTTCCATCCGTTTGAAGGATGAGGAAATCTGCATCAGTGATGTGCTGCAAAAAGAAGGGTATCAGACAGGGTACATAGGGAAATGGCATCTGGATGAACCTGAGGTGAACCATGTGAATAACCCACCTTCAGGAGCACGCAACTGGGATGCCTATACCCCTGTGGGACCAAGACGACACGGTTTTGACTTTTGGTACGCCTACAACGCCAGTGATGAGCATACGACACCCCACTATTGGAAGGACGACGACCGGATGATCAAGCAGGATGTCTGGTCTCCCATCCATGAGACCGATGTGGCCCTGCAGTTTCTGAAAACACGAAAGCAGGATGCTCCTTTCGCACTCTTTCTTTCATGGAATCCTCCCCACAGTCCGTATGATACCGCCCCCGAGCAGTATAAAAAGCTGTACGAGAACCTTCAGTTGCCCAGAAAGAAGAATGTGCAGCTGGGAGCGGTCCATCATCACACATTTGAATCGTTTGATCTCGATGAAGAGGCTTTCATTGCATTGCAAAAGGATTATTATGCAGCGATTACGGGTCTTGATGAGCAGTTTGGCAGATTGATCGAGTATCTGAAACAAAACAACATCCTCTCCGACACGCTTGTCGTCTTGACTGCGGACCATGGGGACATGCTTGGCAGCCATCAACTTATAGGCAAGCATGTGTGGTACGAGGAATCCATCGGGGTCCCCTTGCTGTTTGGTGGAATGGGCCTGCCGTCAGGGAAAACGGAAACAGTCATTGGAAGTCCCGACATCGCCCCCACAATTCTTGATTTGCTGAATCTTCCGATTCCTCCCTCCATGGAAGGCATCAGTTGTGCATCCTCGATCGAAAAAGGCATGACCGATGAGACGAAAGCATGCTTTCTGGCAGCCTGCCCGGGAAGAGAGGTGTTTCTCAGGCAGTTCGAAGCCGCCTCCCTCGACCCGAAAGCCTTTGGCTGGCGCTCTGTCCGTACCAAGGAGTCCTGCTATGTCGTGGAAGTCGGGTATACAACCACCCCCTGCCTGCGTCGGTATTTCTACGACTTGCAGGCCGATCCAGAGCAAATTAATCCCCTCCTTCTTTCAGAGCCACATCCGCTGGAGGGCGCATTAATAAAGTGGCTTAGGGATGCAAACGACCCGTTCATCACCCATGTGGAGGGAACCAAATGA
- a CDS encoding alginate lyase family protein produces MNYLKTHLETHFPNYLKLLVEHADRALGQCFQFSMPWDMESTWVSHTFEQAIDWDYQMADDPEWTFMLSRSGFVLHLAQAWVITQDSRYAEKAVWYIHDFLKQAPYSVEREKITWRSLDASMRLMHWIDAMLLLKQEDSEQFLAGVRMHTDYLATQDSEFLLFSNWGIIGNAGLFKGSLFLHDTKRALLAQQRVAQSLSYQILSDGMQWEQSPLYHAEVLSALLSMIQTAKRYGWPFDSYITDKAKDMAAFMLGSMKPNRHHFLQSDSDDTDIRDVLTRASFLLEDLSLAVGCFAELEPYSSFFAGKEAIESFARRTTQEPGFCSFAAMASGNIYLRTGWTEQDSCCHFRCGQIGGGHGHADLLHVDIVAHGHDVLVDSGRYTYCEKEERKILKQQASHNTIVVDGKDATVYESTWTYAKRALCANRMFSSKGNWNYAQANNLGYLMGAQHPVLIEREILQIDASLVLIHDTLITSSHHSFTWHFHFSDQGDITTETNAIHVSSPGIASTLYFEPGMEAVSNRTLYAPHYNDLTTKPSVQLQRHAEGSNSALFVLHSEPMDQPKSCTIVELPVHGARSNRLYSKQEARAWRIQKGSDEPIEVLLRYQETMELLCAGSLKTYGRACVHQGSRTEVFRF; encoded by the coding sequence ATGAACTATCTGAAAACCCATCTTGAAACCCATTTTCCAAACTATCTGAAGTTACTGGTCGAGCATGCCGATCGAGCCCTTGGTCAGTGTTTCCAATTCTCCATGCCGTGGGACATGGAGTCCACGTGGGTAAGCCATACCTTCGAACAGGCCATCGATTGGGATTACCAGATGGCTGATGATCCCGAGTGGACGTTCATGCTCAGCCGATCGGGCTTTGTACTCCACCTGGCCCAAGCGTGGGTCATCACACAGGATTCCCGCTATGCAGAGAAAGCCGTTTGGTACATCCATGACTTCCTTAAACAGGCCCCATATTCCGTCGAACGAGAAAAAATCACCTGGCGAAGCCTCGATGCTTCCATGCGTCTGATGCACTGGATAGATGCCATGCTCCTGCTCAAGCAAGAGGACTCGGAGCAGTTTCTTGCCGGGGTGCGAATGCATACCGACTATCTTGCAACCCAGGATTCTGAGTTTCTTCTTTTTTCCAACTGGGGGATCATCGGCAATGCAGGCTTGTTCAAGGGCAGTCTTTTTCTGCATGACACAAAGCGGGCTTTGCTGGCTCAACAGAGAGTTGCGCAGTCACTTTCCTACCAGATTCTCAGCGATGGCATGCAATGGGAACAATCGCCGCTGTACCATGCAGAGGTTCTTTCCGCCCTGCTCTCAATGATTCAAACTGCAAAACGGTACGGTTGGCCCTTCGACTCATATATTACCGATAAAGCCAAGGATATGGCTGCCTTCATGCTCGGCAGCATGAAACCCAATCGACACCACTTCCTGCAAAGCGACAGTGATGATACGGATATCCGTGATGTTCTGACCCGTGCATCATTCTTACTGGAGGATCTGAGCTTGGCTGTCGGCTGCTTTGCTGAGCTGGAACCCTATTCCAGCTTCTTTGCAGGCAAGGAAGCGATTGAATCCTTTGCCAGGAGAACCACCCAAGAACCTGGTTTTTGTTCGTTCGCAGCAATGGCAAGTGGAAATATCTATCTTCGTACCGGCTGGACCGAGCAGGACAGTTGCTGTCACTTCCGCTGCGGGCAAATCGGAGGAGGACACGGACATGCCGACCTTCTGCATGTGGATATCGTTGCCCATGGTCATGATGTATTGGTTGACAGCGGCCGTTACACCTACTGTGAAAAAGAAGAACGAAAAATCCTGAAACAACAGGCAAGCCACAACACCATTGTCGTCGACGGCAAGGATGCAACCGTCTATGAGAGTACCTGGACATATGCAAAACGTGCCCTGTGCGCCAATCGCATGTTCAGCAGCAAAGGCAATTGGAACTATGCCCAGGCAAACAATCTCGGGTATCTGATGGGTGCGCAACACCCTGTCCTGATCGAGCGGGAAATCCTGCAGATAGATGCTTCATTAGTACTCATACACGATACCCTGATCACCTCTTCACATCACAGTTTTACATGGCATTTTCATTTCTCCGATCAAGGGGACATCACCACAGAGACGAACGCCATCCATGTTTCATCTCCCGGGATTGCCAGCACGCTGTATTTTGAACCAGGCATGGAGGCAGTATCCAACAGAACGCTCTATGCACCCCATTACAACGACCTTACGACAAAACCATCGGTGCAGTTGCAAAGACACGCAGAAGGCTCCAACAGCGCCTTGTTCGTCCTGCATTCCGAACCCATGGATCAGCCGAAATCCTGCACGATTGTGGAGCTGCCTGTCCATGGAGCTAGAAGCAATCGGTTGTATTCCAAGCAGGAAGCACGTGCATGGCGCATTCAGAAAGGATCAGATGAACCTATCGAGGTACTATTGCGCTATCAGGAAACCATGGAGCTGCTGTGTGCCGGTTCCTTGAAAACCTATGGACGGGCATGTGTACACCAGGGAAGTCGTACTGAGGTGTTTCGTTTCTAA
- a CDS encoding glycoside hydrolase family 88 protein yields MDTSPLTHQELTQALQTAVTNTAACLPDFTHAFKYSHSENNWYAPSENVEWTTGFWTGELWLAWEYTKDERIKEAALLQVQSFLYRIKEKIDVEHHDMGFLYSLSCVAAYKLVGSQAGKEAALLAADNLLARFQEKGQFFQAWGPLGAPNNYRLIIDCLLNLPLLFWASRETGESKYARKAVEHSRTAMSCVLRDDNSTYHTYYFDPKTGEPLRGVTAQGYRDGSAWARGQAWGIYGTALVYRYTKDPQYKELFVRVTEFFLAHLPDDWLPYWDFDFSTGSTESRDSSASAIAVCGMLEMADHLEPAEAAYYRQAAKRLLGVLYRTCAVKDPSRSNGQLLHGTYAKSSPYNTCKDRGVDECSLWGDYFYMEALLRCHTSWNPYW; encoded by the coding sequence ATGGATACTTCACCGCTCACACATCAAGAACTCACCCAAGCACTGCAAACAGCAGTCACCAATACTGCCGCCTGCCTGCCTGATTTCACCCATGCATTCAAATACTCACACAGTGAGAACAACTGGTATGCACCAAGTGAGAACGTGGAGTGGACCACCGGTTTTTGGACTGGAGAACTCTGGTTGGCCTGGGAGTACACCAAGGATGAACGTATCAAGGAGGCCGCCTTGCTGCAGGTTCAGAGCTTCCTCTATCGAATCAAGGAGAAAATTGATGTAGAACATCACGATATGGGTTTTCTCTATTCGTTGTCGTGTGTGGCGGCATACAAACTGGTCGGCAGCCAAGCGGGAAAAGAAGCCGCACTGCTGGCAGCCGACAACCTGCTCGCAAGGTTCCAGGAAAAAGGACAGTTCTTCCAGGCATGGGGACCCTTGGGGGCACCGAACAACTATCGACTGATCATCGATTGCCTGTTGAATCTTCCCCTTCTGTTTTGGGCTTCCCGGGAAACGGGAGAGAGCAAGTATGCAAGAAAAGCCGTCGAGCACAGCAGGACGGCCATGTCCTGTGTACTGCGCGACGACAATTCGACCTACCATACCTACTATTTCGACCCGAAGACGGGCGAACCCCTGCGAGGGGTCACGGCACAGGGGTATCGGGATGGGTCTGCCTGGGCACGAGGGCAAGCTTGGGGAATCTATGGAACTGCATTGGTCTACCGATATACCAAAGACCCTCAATACAAGGAACTCTTTGTTCGGGTCACCGAATTCTTCCTCGCCCACCTCCCTGATGATTGGCTGCCTTACTGGGATTTCGATTTCTCCACCGGGAGTACCGAAAGCAGGGATTCCTCGGCTTCGGCGATAGCAGTCTGCGGCATGCTGGAGATGGCCGATCATTTGGAACCAGCAGAGGCCGCGTACTATCGACAAGCCGCAAAACGGCTTCTGGGAGTTCTGTATCGAACGTGTGCCGTAAAGGACCCGTCCCGTTCCAACGGCCAGCTGTTGCACGGAACCTATGCAAAAAGTTCTCCGTACAATACCTGCAAGGACAGGGGTGTGGATGAGTGTTCGCTGTGGGGTGACTATTTCTATATGGAAGCATTGCTGCGCTGCCACACAAGCTGGAATCCCTATTGGTAA
- the nifJ gene encoding pyruvate:ferredoxin (flavodoxin) oxidoreductase — protein sequence MGNKKRVTIDGNTAAAHIAYAFSEVAAIYPITPSSPMGEFADSWASTGRKNLWGKKVEIMEMQSEAGAAGAVHGALSAGALTTTFTASQGLLLMIPNMHKIAGEMIPTVFHVSARSLAAQSLSIFGDHSDVMSCRNTGFAMTCANNVQETMDMSLVAHLATLEAQVPFLSFFDGFRTSHELQKVEEITYEDLKPLVNEEYVRRFRERAMRPEHPKLKVAAQNEDVYFQGRETVNPYYEALPEMVQKYMDQVAALTGRAYHLFDYVGDPNATDIVIVMGSGADTFEWASDYLNEKGGKTGVLKVRLYRPFSAKHFVQAIPASVKRIAVLDRTKEPGSLGEPLYQDVITALSQMGRTDMKVIGGRFGLSSKDFTPSHAKAVYEHLAGKAFNNFTVGINDDVTNRSIPVNETINVSPKGVVSCMFWGLGSDGTVGANKNSIKIIGDNTDLNAQAYFSYDSKKSGGITVSHLRFGKSSLDMPWLIDHADFVACHNPAYIGRYDMLGPLKKGGVFLLNSQIPSEEVFEHLTREMQEQIIEKKIRFYNINALEISEKAGLGSRINTVMQAAFFKISEVLPEAEAIDLVKQYVKKTFIKKGEDIVKQNWAAIDGASDALHQVVIPAKITKSYEPARLIPADADDFAKNIMEPIMHLKGNDIPVSQMSFDGSLPTATAKFEKRGVAPFVPHWIAENCIQCNQCVQSCPHAAIRAKQIDPKDLEGAPETFKTLKSNTKNTRDLQFKIQVYTEDCQGCGVCIETCPSKVKSLEFSPIATEREAGEIVNAEFFEALPYDVLDGAPETSIKGLQFKQPLFEFSGACAGCGETPYVKMVSQICGDRMIVANATGCSSIYSGTFPTTPYTVRQSDGQGPAWGNSLFEDNAEYGLGMRLAVDSNREQLRIYIDQLFALGTTEALKSAIEKSLELWDESSDAANAAQKAVQAALGEAMAVANAEQKAVLVKIDELKDYFADKVVFIIGGDGWAYDIGYGGVDHVIASGRNVNILVLDTEVYSNTGGQASKATPIAAVAKFANAGKELGKKNMGFMCMTYGHAYVASIALGSNRLHAQKALQEAVAWKGPSIIFCYSPCINHGMNMRFSQVEEKKAVEAGYWPLYRFNPSLEEGKKFSWDAKPISGSFQDFIKGEVRYTSLYKTNPENAEDLFAKAEADAHKRWSFFEKLGPLM from the coding sequence ATGGGTAACAAAAAAAGGGTTACTATTGACGGAAACACCGCTGCCGCGCATATTGCATATGCCTTCAGTGAAGTAGCCGCAATCTATCCGATCACCCCCTCCTCTCCGATGGGAGAGTTTGCTGATTCTTGGGCCAGCACCGGCCGTAAGAACCTCTGGGGTAAGAAGGTGGAGATCATGGAAATGCAGTCCGAGGCTGGTGCGGCTGGTGCCGTTCATGGTGCCCTCTCTGCTGGTGCTTTGACCACCACATTCACTGCTAGTCAGGGATTGCTCTTGATGATCCCCAACATGCATAAGATTGCTGGCGAAATGATTCCTACCGTTTTCCACGTGTCTGCAAGATCCCTTGCTGCACAGTCTCTCTCGATTTTCGGTGATCATTCGGACGTCATGTCCTGCCGCAATACCGGCTTTGCCATGACCTGTGCAAACAACGTACAGGAGACCATGGACATGTCCTTGGTTGCTCATCTGGCAACCCTCGAGGCACAGGTTCCGTTCCTCAGCTTCTTCGACGGCTTCAGGACATCCCATGAGCTGCAGAAGGTCGAGGAGATCACCTACGAAGACCTCAAGCCGTTGGTAAACGAAGAGTATGTCCGCCGCTTCCGCGAGCGCGCCATGCGCCCCGAGCACCCGAAGCTGAAGGTAGCCGCCCAGAACGAGGACGTCTATTTCCAGGGTCGTGAGACCGTCAATCCGTATTATGAAGCTCTTCCTGAGATGGTACAGAAGTATATGGACCAGGTTGCCGCCCTTACCGGCCGCGCCTACCACCTCTTCGACTATGTCGGTGATCCCAATGCAACCGATATCGTCATCGTCATGGGTAGCGGTGCCGATACCTTTGAATGGGCAAGCGATTACCTGAACGAGAAGGGTGGAAAGACCGGTGTGCTGAAGGTACGCCTCTATCGCCCGTTCAGTGCAAAGCACTTTGTACAGGCAATTCCTGCATCGGTTAAGAGAATCGCAGTACTCGACCGCACCAAGGAACCCGGCTCCCTCGGCGAGCCCCTCTACCAGGATGTCATCACCGCCCTCAGCCAGATGGGCAGAACCGACATGAAGGTGATCGGCGGCCGCTTTGGTCTGTCCAGCAAGGACTTCACCCCCAGCCACGCAAAGGCTGTGTATGAGCACCTCGCAGGCAAGGCCTTCAACAACTTCACCGTTGGCATCAACGATGACGTAACCAACCGCTCGATTCCCGTCAACGAGACCATCAACGTGTCTCCGAAGGGTGTTGTGTCCTGCATGTTCTGGGGTCTTGGCTCCGACGGTACCGTTGGTGCGAACAAGAACTCCATCAAGATCATCGGTGACAATACCGATCTCAACGCACAGGCTTACTTCTCCTACGACTCCAAGAAGAGTGGTGGTATTACCGTAAGTCACCTGCGCTTCGGCAAGAGCTCGCTGGATATGCCGTGGTTGATCGACCATGCCGACTTTGTCGCCTGTCACAACCCCGCATACATCGGTCGCTATGACATGCTCGGCCCGCTTAAGAAGGGTGGAGTATTCCTGCTTAACAGTCAGATTCCCTCCGAAGAAGTCTTCGAGCACCTGACACGTGAGATGCAGGAGCAGATCATCGAGAAGAAGATCCGCTTCTACAACATCAACGCGCTTGAGATTTCCGAGAAGGCCGGACTTGGAAGCCGCATCAACACCGTTATGCAGGCTGCTTTCTTCAAGATCAGCGAGGTTCTTCCTGAGGCTGAAGCCATCGACTTGGTCAAGCAGTATGTCAAGAAGACCTTCATCAAGAAGGGCGAAGACATCGTCAAGCAGAACTGGGCGGCCATCGACGGCGCCAGCGATGCCCTGCACCAGGTTGTCATTCCTGCAAAGATCACCAAGAGCTACGAGCCTGCCCGCCTGATTCCTGCCGATGCCGATGACTTTGCAAAAAATATCATGGAACCCATCATGCACCTGAAGGGCAATGATATTCCCGTTTCCCAGATGTCGTTCGACGGAAGCCTGCCGACCGCTACTGCAAAATTCGAGAAGCGCGGCGTTGCTCCTTTCGTACCTCATTGGATCGCCGAGAACTGCATTCAGTGCAACCAGTGCGTACAGTCCTGCCCGCACGCTGCCATTCGTGCAAAGCAGATCGACCCGAAGGATCTCGAAGGCGCTCCAGAGACTTTCAAGACCTTGAAGTCCAACACCAAGAACACCCGTGACCTCCAGTTCAAGATTCAGGTCTACACCGAAGATTGCCAGGGTTGTGGTGTGTGTATCGAAACTTGTCCTTCCAAGGTCAAGTCCCTCGAGTTCAGCCCGATTGCCACCGAGCGTGAAGCCGGCGAGATCGTAAATGCCGAGTTCTTCGAAGCTCTGCCCTACGATGTGCTCGACGGTGCTCCCGAGACCTCGATCAAGGGCCTGCAGTTCAAGCAGCCGCTCTTTGAGTTCTCCGGTGCTTGTGCAGGCTGTGGTGAGACCCCGTATGTGAAGATGGTAAGCCAGATTTGCGGCGACCGCATGATCGTTGCCAACGCAACCGGTTGTTCCTCCATCTACAGCGGCACCTTCCCGACCACTCCCTACACTGTCAGACAGAGTGACGGACAGGGTCCGGCTTGGGGCAACAGCCTCTTCGAGGACAACGCTGAGTATGGTTTGGGTATGCGCCTTGCCGTAGATTCCAACCGCGAGCAGCTTCGCATCTACATCGACCAGCTTTTCGCCCTTGGTACCACCGAGGCCCTGAAGAGTGCAATCGAGAAGTCGCTTGAGTTGTGGGATGAGTCTTCCGATGCCGCCAACGCAGCCCAGAAGGCTGTCCAGGCAGCCCTGGGCGAAGCAATGGCTGTTGCCAACGCCGAGCAGAAGGCGGTGCTTGTCAAGATTGACGAGCTGAAGGACTACTTTGCAGACAAGGTTGTCTTCATCATCGGTGGTGACGGATGGGCCTATGATATCGGTTACGGTGGTGTCGACCACGTGATTGCCTCCGGCAGGAACGTCAACATCCTGGTGCTCGATACCGAGGTGTACTCCAATACCGGTGGACAGGCTTCCAAGGCCACTCCGATCGCAGCCGTTGCAAAGTTTGCAAACGCTGGCAAGGAACTCGGCAAGAAGAACATGGGCTTCATGTGCATGACTTACGGACATGCCTATGTTGCATCCATCGCCCTCGGTTCCAACCGCCTGCATGCCCAGAAGGCTCTGCAGGAAGCTGTAGCTTGGAAGGGTCCCTCGATCATCTTCTGTTATTCCCCGTGTATCAACCACGGCATGAACATGCGTTTCAGCCAGGTTGAGGAGAAGAAGGCAGTGGAAGCCGGTTACTGGCCGCTCTACCGTTTCAATCCTTCACTCGAGGAAGGCAAGAAATTCAGCTGGGATGCCAAGCCGATTTCCGGCTCTTTCCAGGACTTCATCAAGGGCGAGGTCCGCTATACCTCCCTGTACAAGACCAACCCGGAGAATGCCGAGGACTTGTTCGCAAAGGCTGAGGCCGATGCCCACAAGCGCTGGAGTTTCTTCGAGAAGCTTGGTCCTTTGATGTAA
- a CDS encoding sulfatase family protein — MPSKNLLFFMTDQQRFDTLFAKVGNQEVTPTWNTLANDGVYFSNTYTSCPLCVPARTSLATGMNPLRTGMVLNDLPGKLAKAHTSLHRMLYEAGYDVAHIGVNHISLDPKLELSLPFSAWEDDHSYEAYAAAEGFSCKAHPSQRSQVSELCDGTYENRMYSNTRVRPFDDDLSRFKDVWFTDKALAFIRKDHAKPFALFVCLWAPHPPLVVPPAYQALFNPDDIHLGDTISCPAIREPQNRRNGAARQLGANTEPSMWKKAWAAHYALTRLCDDQLNRLVQELKQQDLFDDTLLVCTADHGEQLGEHAMYQKMEMYESAVRVPAVIHLTDATSSVQNTPISHLDFVPTILDLLDVACGQSFEGSSLAHTILEGTPPPIKPVFSVYNGNHAIGDIRRMIVHEGWKYVWDGMEAELFHLEKDPGESINLSGLDQYRQREQQLHRMLSTWARQSNDWIDYTRTWA; from the coding sequence ATGCCATCAAAAAACTTGCTTTTCTTCATGACCGACCAGCAACGCTTCGACACCTTGTTTGCCAAAGTGGGTAATCAAGAAGTCACCCCGACCTGGAATACGTTGGCCAATGATGGAGTCTATTTCTCAAACACCTATACATCCTGCCCGCTCTGTGTTCCAGCCAGGACATCACTGGCCACTGGTATGAATCCATTGAGAACGGGTATGGTGCTCAATGATTTGCCCGGTAAGCTTGCAAAAGCTCATACAAGCCTGCACAGGATGTTGTATGAGGCAGGCTACGATGTCGCCCATATCGGAGTGAATCACATCAGTCTGGATCCGAAGCTTGAACTATCATTGCCCTTCTCAGCGTGGGAGGATGACCATAGCTATGAGGCCTACGCCGCAGCAGAAGGTTTTTCTTGCAAGGCACATCCCTCTCAACGCTCACAAGTCAGTGAGTTGTGCGATGGAACCTATGAGAATCGAATGTATTCCAATACTCGTGTCAGGCCGTTTGACGACGACCTTTCCCGTTTCAAGGATGTCTGGTTCACCGACAAGGCGCTTGCTTTCATCAGAAAGGACCATGCAAAACCCTTTGCCTTGTTTGTCTGTCTTTGGGCACCCCATCCTCCTTTGGTGGTCCCTCCTGCATATCAGGCCTTGTTCAACCCCGATGACATTCATTTAGGGGATACCATCTCCTGCCCGGCCATCAGGGAACCGCAGAACCGTAGAAACGGGGCGGCGAGGCAACTGGGGGCAAACACTGAGCCATCAATGTGGAAGAAAGCCTGGGCAGCCCACTATGCCTTGACACGCCTATGCGACGACCAACTGAACCGCTTGGTGCAGGAACTCAAGCAACAGGATTTGTTTGACGATACCCTGCTTGTCTGCACCGCAGATCATGGGGAACAGCTGGGGGAGCATGCAATGTACCAAAAAATGGAGATGTACGAGAGTGCTGTACGAGTGCCTGCTGTCATCCATCTCACCGATGCAACGTCTTCGGTGCAGAATACTCCCATCTCTCATCTTGATTTTGTACCCACCATCCTCGATCTGCTGGATGTTGCGTGCGGACAGTCCTTTGAAGGAAGTTCTTTGGCACACACCATCCTGGAAGGGACACCACCGCCCATAAAGCCAGTATTTTCCGTCTACAACGGCAATCATGCCATCGGGGACATCCGCAGGATGATCGTCCATGAAGGATGGAAATACGTATGGGATGGAATGGAGGCGGAATTGTTTCATCTGGAAAAGGATCCTGGTGAGAGCATCAACCTCAGTGGTCTGGATCAGTATCGCCAGCGGGAACAACAGTTGCATCGCATGCTCAGTACATGGGCACGGCAATCCAATGATTGGATCGACTATACAAGGACCTGGGCATGA
- a CDS encoding extracellular solute-binding protein — protein sequence MRRVGIVCMCLLCIATGVFAQGSKESAGQTTAAAIAVNRTGMPITNEVTTFELAAKSRHNKNFANLEFFQNLEKETNIHIEWNMSSEDGWREKKGLIFAGDLPDAFYGQGILTDIDVIKYASQGLLIPLEDLIDEYAPNVKKLLENESYRKLLTAPDGHIYALPSLTELSPVTHDKLFINKTWLDKLGLGIPTTLAEFEAVLTAFKNNDMNGNGRTDDEIPFSFLYNRKENGLFSLFGSFGQLDRLNHLIVKENKVIYTAVTEPYKQAIQYFNELYKKGLIDKEGFTHDFNVYIAKVKSPEKIVGSFVGWSLSSAAGANKPDYVALAPLKGADGKQIWNTYTSYINAKGSFAITNDCKNPEALMRWVDLHFVPETALQIDQGLLGRTLTINAEGRYDYLPIPAGKSFTEMIHDYSPGVNSLGAVTMEIASKLNLNANLQERVELDAFFAPYNVPADQVYPEVYFTVDEVEQIAVLETDITAYVAQNYANWIVNGGIERDWDGYLKRLQQMGLDRYLKIYADAYQRYLSL from the coding sequence ATGAGAAGAGTAGGAATCGTATGCATGTGTTTGCTATGCATCGCAACAGGTGTCTTTGCTCAAGGAAGCAAGGAGAGCGCAGGACAGACAACCGCAGCTGCAATCGCAGTGAATCGTACAGGAATGCCGATCACCAACGAGGTGACCACCTTTGAACTGGCTGCAAAATCAAGGCACAACAAGAATTTCGCCAACCTAGAATTTTTCCAGAACCTCGAGAAGGAAACCAATATCCATATCGAATGGAATATGAGCAGTGAGGATGGCTGGCGTGAGAAAAAGGGACTTATTTTTGCCGGCGATCTTCCAGATGCCTTCTACGGACAAGGAATCCTGACCGACATCGATGTCATCAAGTATGCATCCCAGGGATTGCTTATTCCTCTGGAGGATCTCATCGATGAGTATGCACCGAACGTGAAGAAGCTGTTGGAAAATGAGTCGTATCGCAAGCTGCTTACCGCACCCGACGGCCATATCTATGCACTTCCTTCGCTTACCGAACTCTCACCGGTCACCCATGACAAGCTGTTCATCAACAAGACTTGGCTGGACAAACTGGGCCTGGGCATTCCCACCACCCTTGCAGAGTTTGAAGCAGTGCTGACTGCATTCAAGAACAACGACATGAATGGAAATGGAAGAACGGATGATGAGATTCCCTTCTCGTTCCTCTACAATCGAAAGGAAAATGGACTGTTCTCCTTGTTTGGGAGCTTTGGACAGCTTGATAGACTCAACCACTTGATTGTCAAGGAAAATAAAGTCATCTATACCGCAGTCACAGAACCATACAAACAAGCCATCCAGTACTTCAATGAGCTGTACAAGAAGGGCTTGATCGACAAGGAAGGCTTCACCCACGACTTCAACGTCTACATTGCCAAGGTAAAGTCTCCCGAGAAAATCGTCGGATCGTTCGTCGGCTGGAGTCTCTCCTCTGCAGCGGGTGCCAACAAGCCCGATTATGTGGCTCTTGCCCCGCTCAAGGGTGCTGACGGCAAACAGATCTGGAACACGTATACATCCTACATCAATGCCAAAGGATCGTTTGCCATCACCAACGACTGCAAGAATCCCGAGGCTTTGATGCGCTGGGTCGACCTGCATTTTGTTCCTGAAACAGCACTGCAGATCGATCAGGGATTGCTGGGCAGAACCCTGACCATCAATGCAGAGGGTCGGTATGACTATCTACCGATTCCTGCAGGCAAGAGCTTCACCGAGATGATTCATGACTACTCACCGGGAGTCAACAGTCTTGGTGCAGTAACGATGGAAATCGCCTCAAAGCTCAACTTGAATGCCAATCTGCAGGAACGCGTCGAACTTGATGCATTCTTCGCTCCCTACAACGTACCTGCCGACCAAGTCTATCCTGAAGTATATTTTACGGTGGATGAAGTTGAGCAAATTGCGGTCCTGGAAACCGACATTACCGCCTATGTCGCCCAGAACTATGCAAACTGGATCGTCAACGGTGGAATTGAACGGGATTGGGACGGCTATCTCAAGCGCCTGCAGCAGATGGGCCTCGATCGCTACCTCAAGATCTATGCTGATGCCTATCAGCGCTACCTGTCACTCTAA